In the genome of Nyctibius grandis isolate bNycGra1 chromosome 23, bNycGra1.pri, whole genome shotgun sequence, the window CTTCTGTTCTGTGGCTGGCAACATGGTTTCTAATAAATTGTAACCCTTCAGATGACTTCAACAGTAAAGATCATTTTGCATGATTTCTCTTACAAAGATTACTTCCAAAGGAGTACTATTGTAAGCTGCAGCAAAGGGCACTTCAGCAGGACTAAAACACTAAAGCAAGTGAAGTTTCTTAACTCCAGCATTAGATGCCCTGCAATCTAATTTACATGAGAAAAGTAGTGTCAAGCCAAAGTTTATCCAATCTAAAAAAGTATTTGTCATTAGAAGTCAAACAACACGTAAGAAAATTGTAGTAAAGCACAGGTAGAGGCAGGAGAGTCTGACATCTTCCAGTGaccatttgccttttttcacaACGCAGTATCCATCAAGTCTGGTCTAAGCCTGCGCAAGCAGTAAGGAAATGGAGGATGGCTCATTGACACTGCATTTCCTCACAGCTGGTTACTCACCTTCCCCACAAGCTGCACAATCTCTGCAaggtcctcttcctcctgcaggATCTCTTTGGCCTTTGTCCTGAGAGGTACAAACTCTGTAAAGTGCTTGTCGTAGTACTCATCCAGGGCACGCGTGTATTTGCTGTAACTGATCAGCCAGTTGACAGAGGGGAAGTGCTTGCGTTGTGCCAGCTTCTTATCCAGGCCCCAGAAAACCTGTCAGAAGCCAGAAAGATCAACAACCCGTGTTCAAAGTCAAAAACGAACCAAAATAATTGAAGGCaataaaaaacccaccccaataCAGAAAGCAAGTTTGACCAAATGCAACGTGGCAAAGGCTATCACAAATGAAGGCCTGAGAGAGAATAAGAAAGCCTTCCTTACGTTAATTTAACTACAGTAGTGACTTTCAAATACACTTCTCAAAAAATGATGCATCTTTTAAGCTGAGTTCACACTTGTTCAGCTTGAGACTCCTCATGAAGGAGAAGTCAAACAAAGACAATGTCAACACTGGAGTTTAACCTATTAGATGCAACTCCTTCTCCCAAAACAGGGCTGCAATCAGCTGCAAGACATTCTTCTCCCAGTCAGCTGCTCTGaggattttttgtgtgttcaaTGCACCTATTAAGAGTGGTTCGTTTTCCATCTCAGCTGAGAGCAGCCACATTTGAAGTGCAGCAATCAGGAAGCACACAGATAACCCTGAGCAGTCCGTGTTGGAAGGAATCGCTACCTTTGCTCCCTCTTCCAAAAGGATCTCAAACTCGTCAGTTCAGAGACTCATAAGGTTGCCTTTTACGCTGTTAGAACATTTTCCAAAGCACCCTCCAAAGCTGCCTGTGTCAAATCAAAGCTCTCACACCCCAGCCACTGGCACAAACACACTGAAGCACAATCATTTCGAGTCTAACAAAGTGGACAGAAGAGCTGCAATGTCATAGGATGTACCTGAACAATGCCCAGCGTAGCAGATGTGACAGGATCAGAGAAGTCACCACCTGGGGGAGAGACACTGagcaggaagagagaaggaaaagttaCCAGAATTGCTTTCACAGTTTAAACTGAAGTACTGAACATATGACTGCACAGCTCAGTGATCACAGAAACCAGAAAAGTCAACATTATTTCAACTAAGCAACAGATTAGTTGAAAGTTGTTCAATGAATACCATGAAATATAGTTATATCAGTGACTGATTGACAGTATCAAGGTATGATTTTAGTCACTTTAGCTTCAGGTAGTAACTCCAGCTTGGATTATCAAACCTATCCCAATTGGAACAGATTCAGCAAGTATGCTGGTAGGACACCGTGAAACACAGTGCAAtgattattttacagaaaacaatATCCCAGTTTGAAATTTTTTCAGATATTCACCTACACAATAACCACTTCAGCTTCATTTGGGCTTGACACCCTAATGTATGCCTtcacagagataaaaaaaaaaaatcttccagccTCAAAAGTACAATGCATTTGTGTATGGATGTTGTGGACAGCAGAACTAAGCAGAGCAAAGAATGGACCCTAGGTGTTCTTGCAGATGCTAGAGGCTCTCCTGAAGACGTCTGGGTGGGAAATTAACTTTGCCCACAGTATGACAGACAAATCAATATAGCCTAGAAGAATGTCAGGGGACCACATGCTTTACACAGCCCATCACAGCTTGAGATATGTTGCTCCATGTAATTCTACTCTATTTAAGCAAGAGAATGACGATTCATTATGCCCCCAAGTGCACACACTGCTGCTCTAACCACCCCTTCTTTCCTGCTCTGAGCATGGTTTGACACACTTTTCAGTGACAGCTCTAATGACATTTTTCCCTGAGCCGTTTGCACAAACGCTGCAAGTGACTGTGATTCCACACCTCACAGAACTACCTGTCCACATTCATTCTTTCTGCCCCCACACACAATTTAGCAGCAGTTCTGGGTGAACAGAGACTAAATATCTACCTACTCATTCACATATTTTagctctgcagctgcacagagcaACAAGGtctttttgtctgaaaaatagGTACTTTGACATacaaaaacacagaggaagaactgcagccaacgcaaagcaaagaaatgcaaCACTCACGCTCCAACAATGCTGACGCTGCCTTCCCGCTCAGGGTTTCCCAGACACTTCACTCTGCCAGCTCGCTCATAGAAAGAGGCTAGACGGGCACCAAGGTAGGCTGGATAACCACTGTCTGCAAACACCAACACACAGGAATTGAGTCCAAGGCTCAGAAGTTTAAAGGATGCATTTACAAGACTAGACAGAAAAGACTACTCACCAGCTGGCATTTCAGCCAGTCGCCCCGAAATTTCTCTGAGGGCCTCAGCCCATCGGGAAGTAGAGTCTGCCATCATGCTGACATGGTAGCCCATGTCCCGGAAATACTCAGACAGGGTGATTCCTAGAACAAAGACAAGAGCATGCTGCAGGATACAGTTCAGAAAGGAATTCTATCCTTGTATGTTGTCACTGAGATGCAAGTAAGCCAAATTATTTAAGTTTACATTTTGATGGAAATAGACATTGAAAGTTATTCTTTCTTCCCACTAGACCATATccttgctgttttgttttggtttttttttggtgttttttgttgttggtttttttcttatttcttctcacTCTTCCCATTTTTGCTCATGAACCACTCTGGCTCATCTTACATTCCCATGTATTCCTTCAAAGAGACATGGCAATGTCACTATTTGCCTCACTGAAACCGGGAACAAAGCCACTTCTTACTGTAAAatgtttccttccctttcaaaCTACCAGAATACAACAGTGAGAAAAGGACACCTTTTGTGTTAATTATCTGACAACTTttcataaaaaagaattttaaaaaaacctctaagaggctgcaaaggaaagaagacTAGCCTGCCAACCGAGATAGTACTATTCCTGCCCATTATGTCACTGTACTTGTCAGCAAAAAGCTATTCACAAATAAAAGCTTACATAATTAACACATGGAGAAAACTACATGAGAGCTGGTGCAGTAAGTTCACCTTGTAAGTATAATTTACTCAATATTCAGAAATCATAATCATATCCAAGCAAGCCCAATTCAATTAAGATACTAGAACTTTACGCAGGCAAGGCCTGAAAGGGTTGACTTCGGAAACTAAGCAGGTCTCTTGATACTGACCATCTCAGGAACTGAAAATACTAGAGCATGATGGCTTGCTGTACACACACAGCCTTTTCCAGCCTCCTGTAGATCTTACCAGTATAGATAGAGGCTTCTCTGGCAGCCACAGGCATGTTGGAGGTGTTTGCTACAAGAGCTGTTCTCTTCATGATGCTTTCGACCTTGCCATCAACTTCCATTGTTAActaaaatgcaagaaaagcgaaaaaaaaaggtgacagtagcaagtttttttgtttattttttattgttttggttttttttactctcttACTTCTTGTATCAGGATACTCTCCTCACAGCTACTCTACCAAGAGCAGAGACTAAATGCAAGGTTTCAGGATACTGCACTGGTTTGTCTTCCAGATTGCACATGGCTTAACTCTGTAACGTACATGCCTCAGCCTCATCTCATCTTCTGCAACTGGCAAATCCCCATTGATCCCATTCAAACGACTAACGACAAATCCACTGCATCAGGAAGTACGTTATCCTCTCTCAGCTTACCAGGCTAGAAAAGCCAAAATTCTTAGCCTCCTGTCACAAGTCCATTAGGAATCAGAGAGCTTGTTTTCCCCATCTACACCGATCCAAGTTCATCTTTGACAACTGGACATAAAACCACATGCATAACCCAGGTGAAGCCTCACAAGCACCTGAATAACAGGATGCATATCCTGACATTTGTGTAGAATTCCACTTATGAAAATCCTGGGATTTCCCTTTTTCATGGGCACCTCAGCTTAACTTTCTCATCTTGTAATCAATCGACACGCCTAAGCCTTTTACCCCTTACTTCTGGCAGTGTAGTTTCAACCTAACAGTTCAGACTCTCCAGCTTCTTTCCCATATTTTACAGAAGACTGTGCCACAACTAACTCACTAACACATAACGACTGGTAAACCTGTTGAACCcgttgcatcttttttttttttttttaacccaggcATTTTCTACTTCCTTCAGAAGGTATTCCAAAACCTAACATGTCAAACTAATATCTGGTAACTGTGTGTATCACCACCCTGCACCCTGTAAATACAGATGCTGCTTTTGCTATGCATTGTTAAATTAGAAATGTTAGAGACGTTACCAGTGAAAGTTAAGGTGCTTATAACTGTGTTAAATTACCCCTTGGCGTTCattttgactttattttaaGCAAGGTAGAAGGTACACTCAAAAACTAGTCCAGACGTTTATGGAGGGGCTGCTGAAATCGTTCTTGAATGAGCCAAAAGGGATTTCTGCTACTACAGCCAGAACTTACAGCGAGGAGACAAGAAGATCATTTCAAGTCACTCTACCAATATGATATTTTATTCAGTTACAATACCAGCACAATAGCAAGCCTTCCCAAGAAGGTTTACTCTCCATGAATTCTCCATACTAACCTCAGGGAAATCTCTCAGTACTTCAGACATTTCATTTCCTCGTTCTCCACAGCCTACATAAATGATGACATCGCTGTTGGAGTATTTTGAGAGAGACTGCGAGATCACAGTCTTCCCACAACCGAATGCCCCAGGAATCGCTGTTGTACCCCCTTGTACACACCTGAGTAAAGAAAAAGGACTTTGATTTGCAAGGAACTCAAAACCAGCTCTCTCCTATCTTAGAATATGTTTTCCAATAAAACTCCCTAATTAAAAGCAGAGCGACAGGAGTCACATTCGGTGTTCTGGGTGAGAAGCACAGAGGTATTTCACTGAACCAAAAGACTGAAGGAATAAACTATCCTTTTTTGCTACTGCCCTTGAAGTACATGAGTTATGCTGGTACAACAGCTAGACTTTCAGGCTTGAAATACAGCAGTTTTCACAGCTGGAAGCACCGATGGAATGCAAATGTTAAGAAAAGAACAACTGTACTTAGCTGTGCATTATAAGAATAAGCAGCACAATATTTTAGGACCAAAATTACTGAATTCAGTGCCTTGGAAGTTAGCTGCTTAAATGAGCATTTTGAGTTACAGTTAAGTGCAACAGTTTTTATAAGTGGTGACCCCGAAATCATTGGAAACTGTACATCCTCAAGACCACGGAAAGATATCCTACTTATGCATTCAAACGGGGATATCAAGCTTGAAAGTTCTAGCCTTCCTGTAGATTTGGCATGATTATGTTAAGTGTATGCTTGTCCATTCTTTTCTAGATTAATGTACTAGAACCATCTTGTTaaacttctcttcctttttccactAGTAGGTTCTCCTGCCAAATATAGAAATATGAGGAATtcagctaaatattttttaagattatGCTGTGATACATAGTGAAAGCTTGGGGTCTGTCTGCCCTTAAAAAACACTTAAGGCCTCTTCCATCTGCTTCCCCCCAAGAGAGATTTCTTACATACTAGAACATAAAAGGTAGTTCTTACGGGAAGAGGGCATCCAGGACCCGCTGGCCAGTTAATAAAGGATGATTGGCTGGTAACTTCTCAGTCACAGGACGGACTTGACGTACAGGCCAGATCTGGACCATAGTGAACTTCTCCTTCACACCTTCGAACTCCAGCTCTAAGACAACATCCTAACAGATAGCACCAGACATGTGAAGTAAGCAAACAGCTGCACACTGGACCAGCACGCAAATCTCATCTCAACTACTCAGCACAGCTAAGTCTTTGATACCACCACAGATTTCTCAGAACCTCAACATGCTATCATCCCCTCCCGAGGGAAGGCTCTTTCCCATATTTACTAAGCtactggggaaaagaaagagtgcaAGATGAAGCTTCAactaaaaatatgcttttgaaGAGCAACTGAATTTTGCATATTCATAAGATACTGTAGATCCCCACAGAGGTCAGCAAACATGGCATACTGAAGTGCCATGGGGAAGCCATACACACAGAAGGTAACTGCACAAGATAATCATGTCATCCCTGCAGGCAGGGTAGCAGAAGCGATCATTCACTCAGACATCTTGTTGCATGAAACACTTTCGAGTTGGCATCATGCAGGACAGAGAGACTACATCAACCTTATGAAAGAGGCATGGAAtacaccagcagctgctgtttggGAGACTTACTGAAGTGTCATAGTTTCCTGGCGGAGCAATGTATGTAACTGTACCCCTGTTCCGTGGGGGCAGCATGATTTTGTGTTTGATCAGGGAGTTTTCATTCACCACACCATAAATATCTCCACCAGTGATGTGGCTGCCAACCTAAAATCAGAACAGGTCTATTAGTCATAAGTGAGAACtccagttttaaaaaagaacctTGACAAAGAACTGTGTAAAATAACTATAGCTATTAAGTCTAGCACTGTGATTACTCCCATTATAGATGCACTGTCACATCACAGTAGCCTATTTTCATAATTCATTACACTAACGGCACATTGCTAGCAACACTATCTGGGTTCAGATGCCTTTCAAGCCTCAGACAGTAGCAATTAGAATGATGCAAGgaattttccttgtttcttttataCCTCTCAGTTTAATGTGTTAAGTAGAGAAAGGATAGCATGTGTTAAcctgcagagatggaaaaaagaagACGCCAAGGGCTAAAGCAGTGGCAttttccagctctggggctATCTTCAGCATTCGTGAAATGTGTGCTGTAGTTATTCTTTTTGCTCAGGTAACACCTGCTCCTGCTAATGCTTAGTGCAGTTCCACTAGCTGCTTTATAGTATtgcaaatacattaaaactTTGCAAGTTTCTCATAGGCAGCAGCAACATCCAGTAAGTCACACTGAGTAAGTTTTGGTGATCGCCATCCAGTCTCATACATCGCTACCGCCTCCTAGGACCCCTTTTTGCAAACTTAAATACAGCATTAACCACAGCTCCCAGCAATCACAGCCTTGGCGCTCTGCTCCGGCCCTAAGCTCTGGGGATAGAGGAGCAAGAGGGGAAGAGAGGCTTGTCAGAACCTACCCGCAGATTTTTGGAAGGCGTGAAGTCCCATTTGATATCTCGGCTCAAAGCTGACACGTTGACACCTCTAGGGATATAGATACTTTTGGTCAGAGTGCTGATGTCTGAGAGAGGCCTCTGGATACCATCAAAAATAGCTCCCATAATGCCAGGCCCCAGTTCCACTGACAGGGGTTTGCCAGTACGGAGTACAGGATCTCCCACGGAGACACCAGCTAAAGATTTGCTGAGGAAAAGTTCATccacagaaagggaaagaaatgggaCAGAATGCGTCACATTCACAACTTCATGCTCTTAAATCACCTGACTTTaaggtaatatttttattactacaGTACGCATCATCATTTGAGAAGCATGTAGGCTTTATACTCAACTCAAGCTGAAATTGCTAAAGCAACAAAGTTGCTCATCCTCCAGAGAGGCAAAGTAGGGGTAAATATTCTGCTTTACAATCATTAGTTCAAGTCAACTACATGGATGAGTTTACTGGAGCACAAGGCAGCAGGATGATAAAACATACCAGGCATTTCTTAAATCTTCAAATCTAGAAAACAGGTTTGATTGTTGAAGTCAGACAATGTTATGACATATATAATTTTTCGCTTCAGAATTTGTTAGCGCACACAACTGTTTTGACCTTGAACCTTGCACAGCCTTTTTGACAGCAGTCTCATTTTAAAGGGAGTTTGTCCAAGACCAGCATTATTTCCAAAACCCTATGCAAGGCTCAATACAAGTTGACCTCAGAGAGTCCTACGACTGAGCCCTCTTATCAGGAACTTAAGAGTAAACTATACTCAAACTTGTTCCATGTACTGATGGAAGGCCACTAGGTATTACAATGACGATGCCATCTAAAATGATGCCACCTTAAATGACAAATTGTTAGGTACAGACAGGAGCTAGTCACCAGTTCACCATCCAGCTCCTCAGACCAACGCTTTGGGAGCCAGCACAGGTTTTTTCCTAGCCTCTACAAATATACAGAGCCAACTCTTAAGTTTAAAAGAAcatgtggaagaaaagaaggtcTGGCTTTAAGTTTTATAACTTCTTCTCTGACATTCTCTCTTATACGTGgaatagaaaatacattttaagttaAGTTAAGCAGATTTTAGAATACGTGCTGTATCCTAGCCGGACCAAGATTCTGTAAGCACACTGCAGAAGCAAAAATGTAATCTATTACATCTGGCAAAATACTCTGCCCAGAAGGCGGCATCCTGCTCTCTTTACATTTCCTATTTAAGTGCtatgaaaacacagttttcaaaagcaaagaaaaaatgcaacaaatacTGCTTGGTAGTTTTGCCATTTATGGTTGACACTTGTCAAACAACTTCCTTAACAAGGAgctgtaatatttaaattaaaatgaacttaAATTCTAAGATCCTCGTTATTTTATTTCCACATAAAATCCAAAGAGCTCTTCTTGGTACACAGCCAAGCAAGATAAGATTTACCTCAAACCCATCAGAATTTACAAAAGATGTGCAGAACAGATGTTTCTACCTGCCTGCATCGGAGTACCAAGCACTGGTCCCAGTCAGCTTTGTTCATCTTCGTCACCCTAATCACCGCTGTGCTCTGGACTGTGCAGTCTGGCAGGCCCAGAGGGATCAGCAAAAAGGATACATGTTTCTTCATACACCTGCACGGTTGCCAAGTCACCTTCCAGTCGGATGATCTCCCCCACCAGTTCACTGTGGCCCACTCGTACCAGCTCGTACATAGCAGCACCTGCCATGTTGCATGCTGTGACCACTGTAGAAGACAGACACATAGgtgaatatttttcctgtagctTAGCAAATTTGCTCATCAGAAGCTAGTAAGGACTGCACAGCATAAGCCTGGTATTCACCCAAATCAGAAGGACGTTCTTAATTTCACAAAAGGCGTAACTTCGCTGCCACAAATCCTGCCATTCCTAGTTtaaaagtcaaaagaaaaagttttgctACACTTTTCACACTGTTCCTTTATGCTCTATCATAAGGACACTATCAGAGTGCAGTAGTTCACAGACAATTCATACCATAATTTCTCTTATCTGTCTTTGCAGATGGCGAATGTCTAGGGTTTTAGAGAGGCAGTGAACTGTGACAGACATGTTACATGGACGCTTCTCCCTTTCAGTTAGCTGGGCCACATTCCCATCTgactaaatgaaaaatgtacaagaaaatggcaaaagctCACCTGATACCTGGCAGTGACATAAACCTGTGGTTGGGGATCAGGATTTTCAAGCCACTCAAACTTCTGTTTACTTTGGCAGCATCTGGATGCTCACATAACAAATTATTTCCATGCATCAATCAAGCCAAGGCGCCTGCTAAAGGCAATACATACCCTTGTATCTAGAGTGGCTGATGCCTACGAAGCTTTTAAGGAAGCactattttgatattttattttgtagtaaAGTGTTGTATATCTTAAGCCATTTAAATTGACTTTCAACAGATGAAGACTCTCTCACAGCAAGTTTTGGGCCTGAAACCTACTGTTTTGAGTTAGATTTCAGCAGGTCATACATGAGGCCTAGCTGCTTTAGGACAACATTTATTATGTCTTTAATATTATAGTATCCATCTTGCACCCAGGGCTCATGTTTAGACAAAAATACGTTTTCCACTTCTCAGGAAAGAAAGCTGTAtcagtttaaaattgtttttaagtATAATTTCTGCAGTTAAGGAATTAGCAGTTAAAGAACAGGCATTTATTTATATAGGCA includes:
- the ATP6V1A gene encoding V-type proton ATPase catalytic subunit A isoform X1 → MDFSKLPKIRDEDREAIVGYVHGVSGPVVTACNMAGAAMYELVRVGHSELVGEIIRLEGDLATVQVYEETSGVSVGDPVLRTGKPLSVELGPGIMGAIFDGIQRPLSDISTLTKSIYIPRGVNVSALSRDIKWDFTPSKNLRVGSHITGGDIYGVVNENSLIKHKIMLPPRNRGTVTYIAPPGNYDTSDVVLELEFEGVKEKFTMVQIWPVRQVRPVTEKLPANHPLLTGQRVLDALFPCVQGGTTAIPGAFGCGKTVISQSLSKYSNSDVIIYVGCGERGNEMSEVLRDFPELTMEVDGKVESIMKRTALVANTSNMPVAAREASIYTGITLSEYFRDMGYHVSMMADSTSRWAEALREISGRLAEMPADSGYPAYLGARLASFYERAGRVKCLGNPEREGSVSIVGAVSPPGGDFSDPVTSATLGIVQVFWGLDKKLAQRKHFPSVNWLISYSKYTRALDEYYDKHFTEFVPLRTKAKEILQEEEDLAEIVQLVGKASLAETDKITLEVAKLIKDDFLQQNGYTPYDRFCPFYKTVGMLSNMIAFYDMARRAVETTAQSDNKITWSIIRENMSEILYRLTSMKFKDPVKDGEAKIKADYAQLFEDMQNAFRSLED
- the ATP6V1A gene encoding V-type proton ATPase catalytic subunit A isoform X2, with amino-acid sequence MGAIFDGIQRPLSDISTLTKSIYIPRGVNVSALSRDIKWDFTPSKNLRVGSHITGGDIYGVVNENSLIKHKIMLPPRNRGTVTYIAPPGNYDTSDVVLELEFEGVKEKFTMVQIWPVRQVRPVTEKLPANHPLLTGQRVLDALFPCVQGGTTAIPGAFGCGKTVISQSLSKYSNSDVIIYVGCGERGNEMSEVLRDFPELTMEVDGKVESIMKRTALVANTSNMPVAAREASIYTGITLSEYFRDMGYHVSMMADSTSRWAEALREISGRLAEMPADSGYPAYLGARLASFYERAGRVKCLGNPEREGSVSIVGAVSPPGGDFSDPVTSATLGIVQVFWGLDKKLAQRKHFPSVNWLISYSKYTRALDEYYDKHFTEFVPLRTKAKEILQEEEDLAEIVQLVGKASLAETDKITLEVAKLIKDDFLQQNGYTPYDRFCPFYKTVGMLSNMIAFYDMARRAVETTAQSDNKITWSIIRENMSEILYRLTSMKFKDPVKDGEAKIKADYAQLFEDMQNAFRSLED